The following is a genomic window from Scleropages formosus chromosome 11, fSclFor1.1, whole genome shotgun sequence.
AGATTATACGGGATTATCTGTTCACGAGGGCGCTTTTGCTCTGCGCTTTCACTCTTCCCCTCTCTCGCTGCATTCCTTCTTTGTGTCCCGTGCTGACGTGGGGGAGGATTAAGGGTGGGTTTGGACAGGGGGTAGGGTCACCTTGacagcttctccttctccttctcctcttcttcccccCTCCGAACCAGGATTGTTCTTACAGGTCAGCATCAGAGAGCAGCGGGGCTCTGGCGAGGGGAGAGCCCACCTCTTGCTTTGTTATGTGATCCAGCTCCTGCCATCGTCTTGCTTGTGCTTTTGAAAGGTAGGACCCTCTTCTCCGTTCCAGCaacgggggggttgggggggcatgATGCTCTCATGTAAAAGAGAGAAACcgatttttactcattttcagaGCAGTAGGTACCCCGCTTACAGGTACTATAGCAATGCTatggagtgggatttgaactgacgACCTTTCGGTTACAATTCAGCATTCCTTAACCGTTAGTGCGCCTCGTACTTTGTGGACATCTCTAGGTAATTTGCCTCCTGAATGACTgttattataaaaatacatgtacGTATTAACTTGCTTACTCAGTGCTAAGTGGAGTGATTTCATTCATACGGATAATTTACCGGAGCACTTCAGATTATGCACCTAGTAGCAACGCCTCCCTTGGGGTGTGAAATGGCATCCTTCGGGGTAAAACTCGACGCCTCCCAAAAAATACAGCGTGACGTTTCAAGATGAAAAGTAGCAGAGAGTAACTGAAGGGACGATACTGGCCTTAGAGGATATATTTCCAAAGAATATATTAGTTGTTCTCCAAGTGGGCTGCGTTGGCATTAATTACAAAAGCAATTTACTACATTTACTcaacgcttttctctaaagcgacttacagcgttaagctactatGAGGTTCGTGGTCATAACATGCTGAAGCAGTTTCTATTTAAGGAATATATGTATCCAGTAAATACATTAAGAAGcgtattaaaattttatgtcCGTGAAATTAAGACTTTGAAGTTGTCACCTGGTTGTTACCTGGTTTGTCTGTCTTTCATtgcatttctaaaataaaacttGGTTGTCTGTGCTTTcgcattaaaaatgcaaattttgtttttcgTGGCATTGGCGTTGCactttatatgtgtatatacagtatatactatatatatatgtaagtctatatatttttacatggatatactgtatatatatatttcatttagctgatgcctttgttcaaggttacTTACAGGGATGGTTGATtcatattgtatattttatgtgtttacgTGTATTTGTACAGTGTAAACGTTCACATATTTTGCAGTTACAAGGTGCTAATAGTTCCTGCACGACATATTGTGTGGACAGTCTCTATCAGGTGGGTAGAACTCATTCAGCAAGAATCACCGATCGGTCAACGAATGACGGATTTGCACTTCAAGCCGCGGCTTGAAAATGCAAACGCGCACGTGCGCAAGCACACGCATTGGCGGACGCGCGCTGTACGCGCAAGGCTTCGGGAAGGACAAACGGCAGGACGAGGAACAGACTTTGAATGGAAATCTGATTGGAAAGAGGGTCGAGAGCTCATTATGCGTGGGCGCGATGGAAGCCATTGTGGGGACCCGTGCGTCCGCCGTCCTCTCCCCGAGAGCGGCCGCATCTCGACACAAAAGGCCCCGAGAGACGCACCGGTTGAGAGGCTCCAGCTGGCCCTCTGAATGGACATCTCGGCCCGGCTCGATTTccggagagggagaggggataaataatattcatttaaaaaaaagggacaaaagCGGGAAAAGTGGGGGGTAGTGGATGAGTCAGTGTTTCCCTTAGAaagactggtgtgtgtgtgtgtgtgtgtgtgtgtgtgtgtgtgtgtgtgcgtgcgcgcgtgtgtgtgtgtctgagagtgCATGGGGGCAGTAAATGAATCACCGGTGAGACCGGCGGCTCCATCAGGCTAACCCACCTTGCAGGTCCGTCCTGGTCTCTGACCTCCGACAGGCTGGACGTAGTGGGATGGCTGCACCAGAATGCGCGATGGAGGTGAGGCCAGAGGCAGGGCCTAAGGCAGCGTGATACTATGACCGCATTTACTTCCCACATTCTCTCCCCGATGGACACTGAGATGCTCCCGGAGATGTTCCTTCACACAGTTCCTGCTTGCGTTTACTGTGCAGTGCATCAGGATTTTATGCAGTGGATCAAGATTTAGACTTGTGTCCTATTTTCTTATGAGGCTGAGGATAAAGATGATGTCTGAGCTGATGTAGACAGCAAAGTATTAGATATTAAATGAGCTTAACGAGCTGAACATCAGTGCAACGGGATTAGTCACACAGATGTGCTGCTTATCGCACCGCCATCAACCATGgcatgaaacatgaaaaaaatggaaatgagagCGTATATATGACGATCAACAGCGAAAGTCACGGACAGCTGAGCATTCGGTGATTCATTGTGAAACGTAATCCATTTCCTTCGTACGGCACAGAATGCCCAAATGTAACCGGTTCTCGTTGTATAATTCAGAGCCTGGGCATTATTATGTACATTATATCCGAACCCCTCCACTCCTCCCTTGGGCGTCACGTGGCGACATGACCTCCATCGACCCCGTGAGCGACGTGTGCTGCACGTCCAGaccaagaaacacacacctgtctttCCTCAGAAGACTTGTTCGAAGGGCGGTGCCAAACGGCTCTATCCTGATTTTAGATCgggtgaaaacaaacaaaaggggGCGTGATCATCGAGGAGCTGGATTGTTAATGCATCGTTTCTGATTTAAATGAGCTGggctcagctgctgctgctgtggcctCTGGAAAAGTACTCATTTTACTAAACTGCTTGTGTAAATACTTACCAATTGTAGGCTCTGTACATGATGCAGTCCCATCCTTTGCAATAACAAGACCTGGTTCGAGTCTTGCATTCTTCTATagcgcccttgatcaaggtacttagcccaGACCGTTCCagaaaaactacccagctgtataaatgggtaaatacttgctTTGCGATCAAACCTCACTTTGTAAGTcatttcggagaaaagtgtcggctaaatgaatgactgtTACTTTAAGCTGCTCGGAAAACAATTTTCtcttaaatgtacaaataattgCACTAATGAGGTCACAGACAGATGGGCGTTGGATTAAATCAGGCCCAGAATTCTCTCTAGGAGGGCAAGCGATGAGACTGAGGTTGTCATACATCGCGCAAACGTGCGGTTGTCTCGAAAAGACAATAATTTTCGGGACGTTCTGGAAGGCGGATGGACTCGATCAGAGACGCAATGGACACATCCCTTTCAACACGAAGGACATTCTGGAACCTGCAAATGTGGTGGACACTGACTCGGTGGCACTTAAAAACAGCAACGGCGAGGGAAAGGAGTATCAGCTGCCCATGCTGACCGCCATTCGAACGTGTGCGTCTCATTGAGAATGTGGAGGTAGGAGGGAAGCTGCTACACCAGCGCAAGGGTGTGGGCTGGTGTATAGTTTTGCTGATGAGAAACCCCTAAAAACTGTTGCCACTGCTGTGTCCAGGACAATATGCTGCCCCTATTGTGCGAGATGCTCGCCTCCGCTGGAGAGGTGTTGCTTTAGAGCAATGTCCTGctatgctctctctctctctctctccaagtGTGACTCAAGACTTGAGAGCTAGCAAGCGGTCCTCCTGTTCTACCTCGCTGCTTCCCATGACTCGCATGTTGTACTGCAAACACAATCTGGTCCCCATTCCACTCACACTGCTACACAAAGAGGGACACCGGTCCATAGAATGAACGCGATTACAATAGACCGCTTTGACGAGATTGTTGTGGGCAAAGATATGAATGAGACATGATATGAGTGCAATATGAATCTGCTGGATTTGTCACATGCCCTTTCAGGGCTGTCGGAGGGGTCTTGTTGCTGTATCCATTGAAAAAGTGCTTAAAGTGCTCTAAGAGAATGCCGTGCAATGTGAAATAGTGAAATTTAGAAATAGCTTTGTGTAGAAGCAGCTCTATGACATACAGTAATATTCATTGCTCGGAGAGATTAAACTAATGTTGCTGCATCCACACAGCTGGGTCTGATGGGTCCCTTGTTTCACTTTCAGCTATTCTTCTGGACAAGGCGTCCCCTTCTACGGCGATGGCTCAGCAAGGCCCAGCCCCGTTGGATCTGCGAGAGGAGCAGCGGACGAGCCAGCCGCCCTCCCAGAGTTCCCCACGGCAGGCCTATGGCACGTGGTGGGAGAAGTGCTGGAAGACGGGATTGATGGTTGGCTGCATTCTCAGCCTCGGCGTCTTCTCCCAGATTGTGGTAGGAAAGCCAGCATCCATGGGAAGTTTTGCTCAAACGGGCGTAATTTTGGTCCAGATAACATCAGCTTTCAAAATCGCTATTTATTGCTTGTTGTGGtatttttttgtacctttgaTCTAAATTTAAGGTTGCAAAACCACGAATATATAGAGGGCATATTTGCATTTGCACTCCGTTGACAGGGAGTCTGGGTCCTGTACATGATGAATGGATATGGAGCTTTCCCAGCAGCCCACAAGGTCCTGGACCTCATACAGTACCTGCTGTCATCGCTGGGGGTGCAAAATTCTCCCGAGGAAGAGGTTAGTATTTCAGAATTCCCATTCATTCGTATAATTGGATTCGCAGCTCAGAGTCAGGTGATACCTGCTGCTACAGTAATGCTATGAGCAGGAAATAAGAATTCTGCTTCTTAAATGCTAAAATTACTAAATAAAGTCATGTCAATAAGAATGTGTCCAATACAGGACTCTTTTCTCTTTAATGTTGGACATCCAAGTCCTCACAGAAGGAGCTCTGGAAGATGGAGAGTTTGTGCCCATTGCTGGCTACCTTCTTCCTTGGTGTTGTCATCCTGGGCATCGGAGTGAGAAACTTTTCGTTTGCTCCATTTTACAAAGAGCGCCCCCATACATGTATAGCAAGGTTATCATTACCTTTTGACCAACCGTAATGTGTCGTCTTCCTCTGACAAGCTGCCTGTCCTCTCAGGTCATCTACTGTCTCGGAGCACTGGCTCCCAGCAACCCCCCGGCCTTCCTAGAAGACCGACGCCAGTCCGTGAGCCGCCAGCCCTCCTTCACATACTCGGAGTGGACTGACCCTCAGCAAGAAGACTTCTACAGTGGAGACCCTGTGCCAGAAACCCCTGTCTTTGACTGCTTCATGGACATGAAGGCTGAGAGTGACCCGGCAACGCTTACAGTGAAGCCGGTGGGCCTGCAGGAAAGGTCAGACTAACCCAGCCAACGGAAGCTGTCATTTACTCCACGTGCAAAATGTCTATTGAACATTTCACTGATATTGTCCAAATGTCATGTGCACATCTACATGGTCTCAGGAGGGGCTCCAATGTGTCTCTGACTCTGGACATGTGTACGCCCGGCTCCACGGAACCCTACGCGGCCATGCTGTCGCCCCGAGAACAGTCTACACAGGAGTACCTTCAGAAGGCCTCCAATGTCCTGACGGCTGCTGAGCTGCACGAACGAGCCCTAGACGACGCCGCCCTGCAGGCTGAGTTCTATGTGAGTTTCACGTCGCAGTGGAGGCTGCTGGAAGCACATTGTggacttctgcacagtacaaAATGTAGACGAATATGTCCACGACGTAATGCAGTATCGTTATAAAAGCATACTTTCCTTTAACCCTTGGGTTGTGTTCCAGTCAAATTTGACTCATGTATAGCttttacatataataaatatggGTTATTGTGTCTGATTGCCATAAGGCTTCATGACATCTTCCGCAAACCTGAATACATAAAATGAATGATCACCAGATTCATTGAATTTTACgtgttttattcaaatattgTACATCGCGACGTCAGTCTGATGTGGTTCATCATAGGTAATGAATGTATGAGACTAGAATAAAGAACAAAGAGTATTAAATACCAAATTCAGGATTTCAAACTCACACTGAGTGGTATCATCTAAGGTAGAAGGCATCTATAGAATACAAATTCCAAGAAGAGTGTTGACCTTGTGATAATGACTCAGAATGAATGAGTTAGTAGGTGTGGCCCAGCATTAGATGATCATCAGTGTTTTctaatattattataatggGCTGCCCAATTTTTGATGGgaacactaaaaaaaaaggccaaaaatggaaaatattttcaaatacaaCCCAAGGGTTATTTGCTTTTCCTAATTTCTTTGTAGCTTTATGACTGTgaagaagtaaatatttttaactcCTAACAGGAGACTCCTATGAATTTTGTGGACCCCAAGGAGTACAACATTCCAGGAGTGGTGAGGAAGAATCGATACAAGACCATCCTTCCAAGTGAGCGTTTCTGCTGTTGCGGAGGAAAAGCCAACTCATgtgctcgctcgctctcttcTTGCTTACCTTGGCTTACTGAGGCGGATGTTGTATGGAGAGCAGTGGCGTCGATGCTGCACAAGGTTGCGTGGAGGTCACCGCGAGTGTGAAATACGAGCTTTCCCTAACCGCAGCCCGATTTGATTCCCTGCgttccagacacacacagcagagtctGCCTCAAAGCAACAGACCCGGATGACTTCCTCAGCACCTACATCAACGCTAACTACATAAGGGTGGGTATTAGCATGTTGCCGACATTCTGCACCTTGTTTCGAAATCCTCGGAGCTGTTAAATTGCACTAGAAAAATAATTCTTAACTTTCCGTGTGCGAGTCTAAATGGAAGACATTTTCAGTTCATGTGAGGCTTCAAGAGAAGGTGCTGTCACGGGTGGGGGCGTTGCTTGCAGGGTTACGGGGGTGAGGAGAAGGTCTACATCGCCACACAAGGGCCCACAGTCAACACCGTCAACGACTTCTGGAGAATGGTGTGGCAGGAGCGCTCGCCCATCATCGTCATGATCACCAACGTCGAGGAGAAGAACGAGGTCAGGCTGTGACTTTGACTGACAGGATCCTGCCCTCTGTGTGCCCATCTCTGATGGGGTCCACTGATACTCCGCGAGATGCTGGCCTCCTGCTAGTGCCAATGCTAGATGTTTGTTCTGCTCACACAGTATTAACACTTCTTTCTACTTGTGTAAAATGAGCTTGCCCAGAAAGAGTGGGCAGCCAGTTGGCCTTGTTTTCCATTGTATATGGTTAATTGGTTGTGTATCCATCTGTGACTTGTTATTAATGGAAGATGATGCTATTACTAATGCTACTTGTTGCATTGTACTTTTTGGATTTCATATGTTGTGCTAAGCAACCACATTGAGAAGGGCACAGTACGAAAAGGACTGAAACTGAGATTACCGTAGTTCCGAAGCGCTTTGATGGGAGTAAAGTTGAGGCGATCAGTGCTGTTCTTCAAGGCTCTAGCAGCATGCTGTTGTACGCTCAACCTTAACCCTTGGCTGCAGTTGAAGTACCTAACAGAtgtggtgatgggggggggagagacatAGGTAGACGGTGAAGTCAACTGGCTCGGTACCCGGCTTTTTCCCTCCGTGTCACAACGCTAATTTGCTCTGGTTGACTGACGTTTTGACCGAATGACGGTTCGTTTCTCAAGACAGTCCTGCTTTAGTTCATCCATGCAGAACTGGCTGTATTACTCATAATTTGTTGTTTCTGGCTCCCGTTTGCGGTTGTATTTCTCACAGAAATGCGCTGAGTACTGGCCAGAGGACAGTGCGGTCAATGAGGGAATTGAAATCACCATCAACAAAGTGATCCAGGCTGATGACTACAGTCTGAGGATCTTCACGTTGCAGGTCTGTAGATCATCTCCAGACACGTGCGCTGCGTAGCTAGTCCCGAGGCAGCTGGGGAgtgcaattttaaaaagcagataCCTGATTTTAGACATGTGAAACGGGAATATACGGATCAAACTTGTATCACGCTCCTTTTTACATCAACTTTTTTATAGCGGCATCTACTAGATGCAAATGGAAGTGTATCCGAAATTACCGACAGAAAAATTCATTAACACAGACAGAAGTATTAGCTGGAGATTTACGTTTGATTGTTTCCACGTGAGTTTTCTGGGTTGGTTGGTGTTCACCGGTCGCGTGCTTCCGTGTTGCTTGAATGCGTGTTCACGGCAGTGCGAGGGCGAAACACGTAGCCTCAGACAGTACTGGTACACGTCATGGCCGGATCAGAAGACTCCGGACAAAGCTCCGCCCCTGCTGGAGCTCGTACAGGAAGTGGAGGAGGCGCGTCAGCAGGCTCCGTCCGGGAGCGGTCCTGTCATCGTTCACTGCAGGTACGCAGCTCAGTGTGAcggacacccacacacactgctggggaGACCTGCACCGTGTAAACATATGTCCCACTCATCATATGCCTCGCACTGATTGTTTGTTAATGTCAGACCGTTACATCATTGCATGTGATCATTATAACACCAATATTCTCAGTAATACCAGCATCACGGTGTACCGAAAGGGTTTTGGAATGAGCACCGCAAATCCCGAACTGGTGAAACGTGAATTTCTTGGCAACAGCTTGAAGAAGTAACcatatcaaatttaagaccgccgatatttctaaaaatgaaaaggtCTGAAGCATTgatttttaaccttttcatctgaagtgtaatgttttgtttttcacattgaTTTAACAACTACAGAGGTTCTATTTTGCTCCTGGCAGCAACATTTCACAAAGTTGAAAAAAACGCAAAAATACACTGGCGATTTTCGCATTAAAATTCAGTTTCCATGACCACCGTGCTCCCTGCTGGCCCGCAGCGATCCGGAGCACAGGTATGCTGGCCAGGTGGACCTAGCTCTCTCGTTCTGCAGCCACGGGCCATGGAAAACCTCTGGCACGCAAGCGAAATATTTGAATAGAtaacaagaggcaggagctgTGGTGACTCATCCAGAGTTCTGACTTGTGCCATAAGGAGACAGTCTGATCTTATCCCAGCTCCCTGTGCTAATAGGCTATTTAAATCTGTGTTTGTTTGGGCCTAGAGGAAAGGCCTGCCTCTGTCCATGCACCTGCCCCCTTACTGAGAGCTATGTGGGCTGGTGGACCTTCTCATAAGCCCGGGGCACACAGCCAAAAGCATAAATTCTGCTTTTCCCAAACCCTACACGCTTGCTCACAGCCTTAGGTGTCGTCACGTCCTTCAGCTCAAGTAGTTAGGGGTTCGATGAAGCTCTGACAGCATCCCAGGCACCCACGATGCCCATAGTGCATATCGTGTTTCTACCTACAGCGCAGGAATCGGACGAACTGGCTGCTTCATTGCCACTACCATCCTGTGTAAACAGCTTAAGAATGAAGGTGTGGTGGACATACTGAGGACTACCTGTCAGCAGCGTCTGGACAGGTGAGCTCTGCCACCCGATGCCTCTCAAGTAAGCCTTTCGGCATCACCTGTGCTGTCTAATACCTGAAATGAGCTTGTCTTTTCTCCAGGGGGGGCATGATCCAGACCTGTGAGCAGTATCAGTTCGTTCATCATGTTCTCAGCCTCTACGAAAAACAGCTCTCACGTCCTGCAGAAGAATAGAGTGGCCGTCAACTCTCCGGAGCATCACTACGATAGCATCTGCTCTGCTAGCACAAGGACTCATCCGGTGGCACCTTCAGCCATCTCCACATTTCAGAGAACTCAAGAGGCCTTCAGGGAAAATCAAGGCCTAGAACAGCTTCGCGTGGCGTTCCATCTCTACCCAGTCTGTTTCCCTTAACCACGGCGGAGATGTCTGGGGCTTGAGGTTCTGAGGCCTCTCTGTACAAGCACAAAAAGTCCAGCTTCCAGCCTGAAGTTCAGATGCGTCAGCAAAACATACTTGCCAACTGCCAACACCACAGTGATAGAAATTTCAACAGTTCtacagttttctccaaactttCCATGTTAAAGGCCTGACTGGCGAATGTTGAGCTTCACAAAGCCTTTCTTCATCTGAGACATATAGTTTCCTGCCCGGGAGTTAAGGACGTCAATAATGTTGACTTCGGTATTGTTCtactgtggactgtgggaaaaCTCAGAGCCTGATCATCACCACTCGTGAGCAACGAGCAGGGCGCATAAACTTTCGAGTTGTTCGAGTCGAGTTGTTGGGGCTGCTCGATCTTATTGGCACGAGATGATCTGCTCTCAGAGTAGACCAGAACCTTGGACTCAGGGCCAATGCGCTGAGGGTCTGCAGGGCTCATCCTCTCTACGAAGAAAGAGTAGTTCTTTGAAGCATGACGAATATATACCCATGTTCATGAGTGTCTGTGCTTGTCGATCAGTTTTTCGATTCACCGTTGAAATCTTTCAACTTCTGACGTTCGCTACCTGTGAAGGGACAGAATGGCCGGTGACAGACACCTGCTTACGGGACCCCTCTTCAACCAGGGGTCCAAAACATGCCAGCCTGGGGGTTTAAGAAACAGCTCGGTTCTTAAACCTTGAACTATCCCTTTGCCCCGCTGTTGTTGAATGTATTCCATGCTCAATAGGTAGGGTTCCCATTTCACCAGCTGCTGACCATGAGCTGCAACTCAAAACCTGGACAGCTCGCAATGTAGGAGGTGTTAAGAGGCAGGTTAATTCAGCACATCTATTTTATACGCAATGGCCTTATcccatgtctgtctgtctgctcagCTCTGTTCTGTCAGAGATTCGCTATCCTCTAGCATCTCTTTTAACGTCTCTCTCGCACTCCTGTCAAAACTGCAGAAGAAGGTGTCCGCTAAGTCTCAGCCTTCGTTTCATCCGCTTGGTTTTCAACAGGTGGCACTTCCTCCTCAAGCATCACTCATACTTGCTGTGCAGCAACAGGGAGGTCCTCCACTTTGTGGTTCCAACCAATCCAAGGCAGCTGTGGGTATGGATCTACCTGGGTTCTTATTGCTTCTTCACAGAAATACTATTCTTTTTGACACCATAATGTTAATAACATGTATACCCGCgtatgaatgtatgtatacTGTTTGTTGATATTCCACTGGACTCTGGAGTACCCAAGATGCTGCATCTTAAGTTTACTACACAACGAAAATGCCggtatactgtatatcaagCTACTGTTAATCGTGTAAATATGATCTTACTTGTCCCTTTCTGATTGTTGTTCAAGGCAACAGTTGACATATTTGGTAGGGAAATCACTCTTCATACCCAGGTGTCATTTGGCTGAAGaggtttatttgcatttttttatccaCCCATTGTAATTTCCTGTAGGACCTGGATTTTACACCAAaaaatacgttttttttttttgcagctgctgccgcctCAAGCG
Proteins encoded in this region:
- the LOC108934665 gene encoding tyrosine-protein phosphatase non-receptor type 5-like gives rise to the protein MAQQGPAPLDLREEQRTSQPPSQSSPRQAYGTWWEKCWKTGLMVGCILSLGVFSQIVGVWVLYMMNGYGAFPAAHKVLDLIQYLLSSLGVQNSPEEESSQKELWKMESLCPLLATFFLGVVILGIGVIYCLGALAPSNPPAFLEDRRQSVSRQPSFTYSEWTDPQQEDFYSGDPVPETPVFDCFMDMKAESDPATLTVKPVGLQERRGSNVSLTLDMCTPGSTEPYAAMLSPREQSTQEYLQKASNVLTAAELHERALDDAALQAEFYETPMNFVDPKEYNIPGVVRKNRYKTILPNTHSRVCLKATDPDDFLSTYINANYIRGYGGEEKVYIATQGPTVNTVNDFWRMVWQERSPIIVMITNVEEKNEKCAEYWPEDSAVNEGIEITINKVIQADDYSLRIFTLQCEGETRSLRQYWYTSWPDQKTPDKAPPLLELVQEVEEARQQAPSGSGPVIVHCSAGIGRTGCFIATTILCKQLKNEGVVDILRTTCQQRLDRGGMIQTCEQYQFVHHVLSLYEKQLSRPAEE